The following nucleotide sequence is from Cellvibrio sp. PSBB006.
ATTAGGCTGGAGCTTTCCTGTATCACAACGCTCCCAAACTATCCGCGGTTACGTTAAATACTTTAACGGTTACGGCCAATCATTGATTGATTACGACGACCATGCACAAGTCGTCGCCCTGGGATTTATTTTTACTGATCTGTTCTAGGGAAACAGCCGTTACCGTCATATTCATCTATGAGGTAACGCACGCATGATCAGCCTGGCTCCGTTTAAACACTGGCAAAAAATTCTCATTTTATATATCGCTACCACCCTCGGCGCATGTTCTGCAACAGACGTGCGCCAGTACGCAAATAACTCGCCCGCTTTTGCTCCACAAGAATTTTTCAATGGTCAATTAACCGCGCACGGCGTCGTGAAGAATCGACGCGGCGAAGTCACCCGTTATTTCACCGCAACTATCGACGCCTCCTGGGACAACAACGTTGGTACGCTCGCCGAACGTTTTGTTTTTGATGATGGTGAAGTACAACTCCGAACCTGGACGCTCTCCCCTGCCGGCCCGAATCACTACCAGGCCACCGCTGGCGATGTTATCGGTATTGGCAAAGCGCAGATCAGCGGAAACGCCATGCATGTTGACTATGTGCTGGAAGTTGATTACCGCAACAAAAAGATTAATCTCAATGTGGAAGACTGGATGTGGCGGGTTGATAAAAATACCGTTATCAATCATTCAATCCTGCGTAAATGGGGTTTCCGCGTAGGCAGTATCCAGATCGCCATCATCAAACATTGACAAACGCTGCGAACGATTACATGCAAACAAGCTTTTTCAATGAAAGCTGTTTCATCGTTCGCACTTTTCCTTACAAAATTTAACGCGGTGCATGCACCGCGCTTAAAGTTGTTTGGCGCGACGTTTGTAGCCTTTGCCTGTTAACGCCAAAGCAGAAAAATCGTTCGCGTTTGCCTCCCCGCTTGCAAGAAATACTGGCGTTGCCATACGTCTCGCGGTATAACTGTCGGGCTTTTGTTGACTGGGTGTAGCATTTGTTATCCACTCACAACCCTAACAGGACGCGAAATGTCACTCCTGCAGATTATCTTTACGATGCGTGCGCGCTGTTTCCGAGCGAAGCGCCGTCCCTTCTTCACTGACCCGCCTCTGGTTGGCACCCCTGCCATATTGCAATAATTATTGTCAGCGCTCACGCTGACTGGCTGTGTCTTGTTACCAGGAGTGTTGTCTCCATGACATTACTGCTCGTTATTTTTTTACCGTTATTGGGCGCGTGCTTGCCCTTGTGGTGTGAACGCTATGGGCGCACGGTGTGCGCTTTTTCAGCAGCCGTTGCGCCACTCATTTCCATTGGTTTATTGATCTATCACCTGCCGGTTATCTTTGCTGGCGATGTCCTGTTTTTTCATCAGGAATGGTTGCCGCTGCTGGGCATGAACCTCAGCCTGCGGCTTGATGGCTTGAGCATGATGTTCGGGCTGTTAATTACCGGCATCGGCTTGCTGGTTATTCTTTATGCACGTTATTACCTCGCCGAAAAAGACTCCCTCGGCAAACTCTACGGACTTTTGCAGATCTTCATGATGGCGATGCTCGGCATCGTGATGTCCGACAACATCCTGCTGATGATCGTGTTCTGGGAGTTAACCAGCCTCAGCTCTTTCCTGTTGATCAGCTACTGGTCCATCAAATCCGAAGCGCGCAAGGGTGCGCGCATGGCGTTGATGATTACCGGCGCCGGTGGCCTGGCATTACTGGCCGGCGCCTTGTTGTTGGGCGATATCGTGGGCAGCTTCAGCTTGAGCGTGATCCTGGCCTCCGGAGACGAGATCCGCGCGCACAGTTTGTATCCGGTGGTATTGATCCTGGTGTTACTGGGCGCTTTTACCAAGTCGGCCCAGTTTCCGTTCCACTTCTGGCTGCCTCACGCCATGTCGGCCCCGACGCCCGTCTCTGCCTACCTGCATTCGGCCACCATGGTGAAAGCCGGGGTGTTTTTGCTGGCGCGGATGTATCCGGCTCTGGCGGGTACCGATTTATGGTTTTACATCGTCACCGCTACCGGCCTGACCACGCTGGTGTTTGCCGCCTACACCGCGCTGTTCAAGCACGACCTGAAAGGGTTATTGGCATTTTCAACGATCAGCCATCTGGGACTGATCACCATGTTGTTCGGGTTAAACAGCCAACTGGGTGCGATTGCCGCGATCTTCCACATTATCAACCACGCCACCTTTAAAGCCTCGCTTTTCATGGCGGCGGGCATCATCGACCACGAAACCGGCACGCGGGATATGCGGCGCATCAACGGGATGTGGCGCTATATGCCGGTAACGGCTACGGTCGCCATGGTGGCCGCCTCGGCCATGGCAGGCGTGCCTTTATTGAATGGATTTTTAAGCAAGGAGATGTTCTTTGCCGAAACCCTGCACCTGGAGGCACTGGGACACTACGCCTGGCTGGTGCCGCTGCTGGCGACCCTCGCCGGTATTTTTGCGGTGGCCTATTCCTACCGGTTTATCCACGATGTGTTCTTCAATGGCGAACCCATTGATCTGCCCAAGTATCCGCCGCATGAGGCACCGCCCTACATGATCGTGCCCATGGCGATTCTGATGATCTTGTGCGTGCTTGTCGGCACCCTACCCAACTTCACGGTTGCCCCCTTCCTTGATGCCGCCAGTCTGGCGGTGATCGGTACGGAGATGCCCAGCTACCAGATCGCTATCTGGCATGGCTTTAATCTGCCGCTGATGATGAGCTTCATCGCCCTTGCGGGCGGGCTGCTCCTGTATCACCAACGCAAGGGATTCTTCGCTTTTTACGAGCGGCAATACCGGCGCGATGAAAAAATTGTCTTTGAAGCTCGGGTTCAACGTAGCGTGCGCCTGGCGCAGTCCATCACCAAACGTTTGGAGAATGGCTCCTTGCAACGCTATCTGGTGTTGTTTGTGGGCATGGCGGTATTGGCGGCCGGCATTGAGTTATGGCCCCTGAACAGTTTCAGCGGCACCCTGGCGATGACGCCTCTGGATGGTGTAAGTGTGCTGGCAACCCTGGTGCTTATCGTGGGTGCATTGGGTACCGTCATCGTCCACCACAATCGCTTTGCCGCCCTGCTGCTGTTGAGCGTGGTGGGCTTGATCGTGGCGCTGATCTTTGTCCGTTTCTCTGCGCCGGACCTGGCACTTACGCAGTTGTCGGTGGAAGTTGTAACCATCGTCCTGATGATGTTGGCCCTCTACTTTCTGCCGCAGGTCAGCCCCAGTGAATCGAGCCGGTGGCGTATCAGCCGCGATATTCTGCTCGCCGGTGCGGCGGGGATCGGTATGGGGCTGTTGACCTGGGCGGTGCTTACGCGTCCCTATGAAACCATCGCCGATTATTACCTGGCGAACAGCGT
It contains:
- a CDS encoding DUF3833 domain-containing protein; the protein is MISLAPFKHWQKILILYIATTLGACSATDVRQYANNSPAFAPQEFFNGQLTAHGVVKNRRGEVTRYFTATIDASWDNNVGTLAERFVFDDGEVQLRTWTLSPAGPNHYQATAGDVIGIGKAQISGNAMHVDYVLEVDYRNKKINLNVEDWMWRVDKNTVINHSILRKWGFRVGSIQIAIIKH
- a CDS encoding monovalent cation/H+ antiporter subunit A; its protein translation is MTLLLVIFLPLLGACLPLWCERYGRTVCAFSAAVAPLISIGLLIYHLPVIFAGDVLFFHQEWLPLLGMNLSLRLDGLSMMFGLLITGIGLLVILYARYYLAEKDSLGKLYGLLQIFMMAMLGIVMSDNILLMIVFWELTSLSSFLLISYWSIKSEARKGARMALMITGAGGLALLAGALLLGDIVGSFSLSVILASGDEIRAHSLYPVVLILVLLGAFTKSAQFPFHFWLPHAMSAPTPVSAYLHSATMVKAGVFLLARMYPALAGTDLWFYIVTATGLTTLVFAAYTALFKHDLKGLLAFSTISHLGLITMLFGLNSQLGAIAAIFHIINHATFKASLFMAAGIIDHETGTRDMRRINGMWRYMPVTATVAMVAASAMAGVPLLNGFLSKEMFFAETLHLEALGHYAWLVPLLATLAGIFAVAYSYRFIHDVFFNGEPIDLPKYPPHEAPPYMIVPMAILMILCVLVGTLPNFTVAPFLDAASLAVIGTEMPSYQIAIWHGFNLPLMMSFIALAGGLLLYHQRKGFFAFYERQYRRDEKIVFEARVQRSVRLAQSITKRLENGSLQRYLVLFVGMAVLAAGIELWPLNSFSGTLAMTPLDGVSVLATLVLIVGALGTVIVHHNRFAALLLLSVVGLIVALIFVRFSAPDLALTQLSVEVVTIVLMMLALYFLPQVSPSESSRWRISRDILLAGAAGIGMGLLTWAVLTRPYETIADYYLANSVSGGGGTNVVNVILVDFRGFDTLGEITVLAIAAVGIFAMLRRLRLPVPNADGTGRVWSKDPYPPILMVLARILLPLALMVSFYIFLRGHNLPGGGFIAGLITSVALILQYVASGTDWVQQRLNWSYRSVAASGVLLATATGLASWLFGYPFLTSTFTHVHWPIVGEFELASAMVFDTGVYITVVGATLVILSNLGKLAQTSYDTPTETTQEESPWKP